One segment of Herbaspirillum hiltneri N3 DNA contains the following:
- a CDS encoding methionine ABC transporter ATP-binding protein codes for MIEIQGVTQRFPNGSGTVDAVRNVDLSIRKGEVFGIIGRSGAGKSTLVRTINLLNRPTEGKIILDGKDMTTLSADDLRDARRHIGMIFQHFNLLSSRTVYDNIALPLELAGLSKAEIAKKVEPLLELVGLTALKDRYPAQISGGQKQRVGIARALANDPKVLLSDEATSALDPETTRSILELLRKINKELGLTIVLITHQMEVIKVICDRVAVMEAGEVIEQGEVLDVFREPKHEVTRALIGDVIAHELPKGVLERLRARLANTEAGSGTDHLFRFAFTGSGVDQPHLSEAVRRFDLDFNILHGQIDEIQGQAFGSLAILANGTAENITNAMNYLRAQGVVVEELNHVI; via the coding sequence ATGATCGAAATACAGGGGGTCACCCAACGCTTCCCCAACGGCAGCGGCACGGTCGACGCGGTACGCAACGTCGACCTGTCCATCCGCAAGGGCGAAGTCTTCGGCATCATCGGCCGCAGCGGCGCCGGCAAGAGCACGCTGGTGCGCACCATCAATCTGCTCAATCGCCCGACCGAGGGCAAGATCATCCTCGACGGCAAGGACATGACCACGCTGTCGGCTGACGACCTGCGCGATGCGCGCCGCCATATCGGCATGATTTTCCAGCACTTCAACCTGCTGTCCTCGCGCACCGTGTACGACAACATCGCGTTGCCGCTGGAGCTGGCCGGCCTGTCCAAGGCCGAGATCGCGAAAAAGGTGGAACCGCTGCTGGAGCTGGTGGGCCTGACCGCCTTGAAGGATCGCTATCCGGCGCAGATTTCCGGCGGCCAGAAACAGCGCGTCGGCATCGCCCGCGCCCTGGCCAACGATCCGAAAGTGCTGCTGTCAGATGAAGCCACCTCGGCGCTCGACCCGGAAACCACCCGCTCGATCCTGGAACTGCTGCGCAAGATCAACAAGGAACTGGGCCTGACCATTGTCCTCATCACGCACCAGATGGAAGTCATCAAGGTCATCTGCGACCGCGTCGCCGTGATGGAAGCCGGTGAAGTCATCGAACAGGGCGAAGTCCTGGACGTGTTCCGCGAACCCAAACATGAAGTCACGCGCGCCCTGATCGGCGACGTCATCGCGCATGAACTGCCCAAGGGCGTACTGGAGCGCCTGCGCGCGCGCCTGGCCAATACGGAGGCAGGCTCGGGCACTGATCACCTGTTCCGCTTCGCCTTCACCGGCTCGGGCGTGGACCAGCCGCACCTGTCGGAAGCGGTGCGCCGTTTCGATCTCGACTTCAACATCCTGCACGGCCAGATCGACGAAATCCAGGGCCAGGCCTTCGGCTCGCTGGCGATCCTCGCCAACGGCACCGCCGAGAACATTACCAATGCAATGAATTACCTGCGTGCGCAAGGCGTCGTGGTGGAGGAGCTGAACCATGTCATCTGA
- a CDS encoding MFS transporter, translating to MSTQSTQCPAPAGTIAAIPRKADAHIGLLPLVTLAIGFVMAMLDVTVVNVGLSSIEKSLATPLSMLVWIVDGYTLSFAAMLLVGGALADRYGAKNIYLLGLVLFVVASLLCGAAPNGGMLVAARLLQGLGAAFFMPSSLSLLTHVYEDDRVRARMLGVWSATVGGAAAVGPLVGGILIHSFGWRSVFLINVPVGLLGLFMAVKMIPAVERHMRALTITSHFLGVLMLAALSFVLIQGPVYGWTSLPIVTAVIVVVLALGMLVQRERRGAAPLLPRALFATPQFAAANGIGFLINFGVYGQFFFLALFLQQARGADALQTGLQMLPMMAVIFIGNLTSGRMTARFGPRLPLRLGLTVGAVFSAVLIGLTPETPYWMLAVAGALANLGISTAIPAMTTAVMQVAGKGHANSAAAALNANRQIGALVGVALMGAILHSFGGWITRIVLAYGVVAIVYALALVLVLRYVNTRSAASTAAVAPAGE from the coding sequence ATGTCTACTCAATCTACTCAATGTCCCGCGCCGGCCGGCACCATCGCCGCGATTCCGCGCAAGGCCGACGCCCATATTGGCCTGCTGCCGCTGGTGACGCTGGCCATCGGCTTCGTCATGGCGATGCTCGACGTCACCGTGGTCAATGTCGGTTTGTCATCGATTGAAAAAAGCCTGGCGACGCCGCTGAGCATGCTGGTCTGGATCGTCGACGGCTATACGCTGAGCTTCGCCGCCATGCTGCTGGTCGGCGGCGCACTGGCCGATCGCTACGGCGCCAAGAATATCTATCTGCTCGGACTGGTGCTGTTCGTGGTGGCGTCGCTGCTGTGCGGCGCGGCGCCCAACGGCGGCATGCTGGTTGCCGCGCGCCTGTTGCAAGGCCTGGGCGCGGCGTTCTTCATGCCAAGTTCGCTGAGCCTGCTGACCCATGTCTATGAAGACGACCGCGTGCGCGCCCGCATGCTGGGCGTCTGGTCGGCCACGGTCGGCGGCGCGGCAGCGGTGGGGCCGCTGGTGGGCGGCATCCTGATCCATTCGTTCGGCTGGCGCAGCGTGTTCCTGATCAACGTGCCGGTCGGCTTGCTCGGCCTGTTCATGGCCGTCAAAATGATTCCGGCGGTGGAACGGCACATGCGGGCGCTGACCATCACCAGCCATTTCCTCGGCGTGCTGATGCTGGCTGCGCTGAGCTTCGTGCTGATCCAGGGACCGGTGTACGGCTGGACCTCGCTGCCCATTGTCACGGCTGTGATCGTGGTGGTGCTGGCGCTGGGCATGCTGGTGCAGCGCGAACGTCGCGGCGCGGCGCCTTTGCTGCCGCGTGCGCTGTTCGCCACGCCGCAGTTCGCAGCCGCCAACGGCATCGGCTTCCTGATCAACTTCGGCGTCTACGGGCAGTTCTTTTTCCTGGCGCTGTTCCTGCAGCAGGCGCGCGGCGCCGACGCGCTGCAAACCGGTCTGCAGATGCTGCCGATGATGGCGGTGATCTTCATCGGTAACCTGACTTCCGGCCGCATGACGGCGCGTTTCGGACCGCGTTTGCCGCTGCGCCTGGGCCTGACGGTGGGCGCGGTGTTTTCTGCGGTGCTGATCGGGTTGACGCCGGAGACGCCTTACTGGATGCTGGCCGTCGCCGGCGCGCTCGCCAACCTCGGCATCAGCACCGCCATTCCGGCCATGACTACCGCCGTGATGCAGGTGGCCGGCAAGGGCCACGCCAACAGCGCCGCCGCCGCGCTCAATGCCAATCGCCAGATCGGCGCGCTGGTCGGTGTGGCGTTGATGGGCGCGATCCTGCACAGCTTCGGCGGCTGGATCACGCGCATCGTGCTGGCTTACGGCGTGGTGGCGATCGTCTACGCGTTGGCCCTGGTGCTGGTGTTGCGCTATGTCAATACGCGCTCGGCGGCAAGCACGGCTGCCGTCGCACCAGCCGGGGAATAA
- a CDS encoding methionine ABC transporter permease has protein sequence MSSELIDLFVSSFGETLMMVGISGLLGAVFGVPLGIALHLTERKGILPNVAFNRVAGLLVNAVRSTPFIILLVAVIPFTRFFVGTSIGTAAAIVPLTIASAPFIARLVETALREVDHGLVEAAQAMGATTWQIIYKVLVPEAFAGIVAGLTITFVSLVGYSAMAGAIGGGGLGDLGIRYGYQRFLPEVMLAVVLILIVFVQLVQTLGDVLVRRLSHR, from the coding sequence ATGTCATCTGAACTGATTGACCTCTTCGTCAGCTCGTTCGGCGAAACCCTGATGATGGTCGGCATTTCCGGCCTGCTCGGCGCCGTCTTCGGCGTGCCGCTGGGCATCGCGCTGCACCTGACCGAACGCAAGGGCATCCTGCCCAACGTCGCGTTCAACCGCGTGGCCGGCTTGCTGGTCAATGCCGTGCGTTCGACGCCGTTCATCATTTTGCTGGTGGCCGTGATTCCATTCACGCGCTTCTTCGTCGGCACCTCGATCGGCACTGCCGCCGCGATCGTGCCGCTGACCATCGCCTCGGCGCCGTTCATCGCGCGCCTGGTCGAGACCGCCCTGCGCGAAGTCGACCACGGCCTGGTCGAAGCCGCGCAAGCCATGGGCGCGACCACCTGGCAAATCATTTACAAGGTCTTGGTGCCTGAAGCGTTTGCTGGTATCGTCGCGGGTCTTACGATCACCTTCGTCAGCCTGGTCGGCTATTCCGCCATGGCCGGCGCGATCGGCGGCGGCGGCTTGGGCGACCTCGGCATCCGCTACGGCTACCAGCGCTTCCTGCCGGAGGTGATGCTGGCAGTGGTGCTGATCCTGATTGTATTTGTGCAATTGGTGCAAACGCTGGGAGATGTCCTGGTACGTCGTCTGAGCCATCGTTAA
- the ylqF gene encoding ribosome biogenesis GTPase YlqF produces the protein MSIQWFPGHMNAARKKAAEAMEKVDLVIEVVDARLPQASCNPMIEQIRLFRQRPCLKILNKSDLADPSVTQAWIAHYNSQKNVNAVALSCKKPSDVAKVPKLALALAPHRGTPLKPLRMMIMGIPNVGKSTLMNALLKKRVAAVGDEPAVTKTQQRLYLGNNMVLIDTPGMLWPKIQHPSDGLMLAASHAIGSNALIEEEVATFLADELLKRYPHLLAARYGFKTEGMDGVAVVEGVATKRGFRLKGGDFDYEKAAHTFLQDYRTGALGQITLETPATRAELLANYQAELAIAAAEEAAELAAIAAEEAEKNRGRPE, from the coding sequence ATGTCTATTCAATGGTTCCCAGGTCACATGAACGCCGCCCGCAAGAAGGCGGCGGAAGCGATGGAAAAGGTCGACCTGGTCATCGAGGTGGTGGATGCCCGCCTGCCGCAGGCCAGCTGCAATCCCATGATCGAGCAGATCCGCCTGTTTCGCCAGCGGCCCTGCCTGAAGATCCTCAACAAGAGCGACCTGGCCGATCCGTCCGTCACGCAAGCGTGGATCGCGCATTACAACAGCCAGAAGAACGTCAACGCCGTCGCGCTCAGCTGCAAGAAGCCGAGCGACGTCGCCAAGGTGCCCAAGCTGGCGCTGGCGCTGGCGCCGCATCGCGGCACGCCGTTGAAGCCGCTGCGCATGATGATCATGGGCATTCCCAACGTCGGCAAGTCGACGCTGATGAATGCGCTGCTCAAGAAGCGCGTGGCCGCCGTCGGTGACGAGCCGGCCGTGACCAAGACCCAGCAGCGTCTTTACCTCGGCAACAACATGGTGCTGATCGATACGCCCGGCATGCTGTGGCCGAAGATCCAGCACCCCAGCGACGGCCTGATGCTGGCCGCCAGCCATGCGATCGGCAGCAATGCGCTGATCGAGGAAGAGGTTGCCACCTTCCTCGCCGATGAACTGCTCAAGCGCTACCCGCACTTGCTGGCGGCGCGTTACGGTTTCAAGACCGAAGGCATGGACGGCGTGGCGGTGGTGGAGGGCGTTGCCACCAAGCGCGGTTTTCGTCTCAAGGGCGGCGACTTCGATTATGAAAAGGCGGCGCACACTTTCCTGCAGGACTATCGCACCGGCGCCCTCGGACAAATCACGCTGGAGACGCCCGCCACGCGCGCCGAGCTGCTGGCAAACTACCAGGCCGAGCTGGCCATCGCGGCAGCGGAAGAGGCCGCAGAACTCGCTGCCATCGCCGCCGAGGAAGCGGAAAAGAACCGCGGCCGTCCCGAGTAA
- a CDS encoding MetQ/NlpA family ABC transporter substrate-binding protein, whose amino-acid sequence MNRRQLIQFFAGLGVVAGLVSAPVLAQDKPIKIGATGGPHAEILEQVKKLAEKDGLKLQIVEFSDYIQPNAALAAGDLDANSYQHQPYLDAQVKDRGYKLVSVGTTITFPMGVYSKKIKSLKDLKNGARVGIPNDPTNGGRALLLLQAQGVIKLKADAGLKATPLDIVDNPKKVKIIELDAAQLPRSLDDFDAAAINGNFAESAGLSPTKDGIAIEAAKGPYVNVIAVRVEDKDKPWVAKLIKAYHSPEIKKFVIEKYKNSVVTSW is encoded by the coding sequence ATGAATCGTCGTCAATTAATCCAGTTTTTCGCAGGTCTGGGCGTAGTTGCCGGCCTGGTGTCCGCACCGGTCCTGGCACAGGACAAGCCGATCAAGATCGGCGCCACCGGCGGCCCGCACGCTGAAATCCTGGAGCAGGTAAAGAAGCTGGCCGAGAAAGACGGCCTGAAGCTGCAGATCGTTGAATTCAGCGATTACATCCAGCCGAACGCGGCGCTGGCTGCCGGCGATCTCGACGCCAACAGCTATCAGCACCAGCCGTACCTGGATGCGCAAGTCAAGGACCGCGGCTACAAGCTGGTCAGCGTCGGCACCACCATCACCTTCCCGATGGGCGTGTACTCGAAGAAGATCAAGTCGCTCAAGGACCTGAAGAACGGCGCCCGCGTCGGTATTCCCAACGATCCGACCAACGGCGGCCGCGCGCTGCTGCTGCTGCAAGCGCAAGGCGTGATCAAGCTGAAGGCTGATGCCGGCCTGAAGGCGACACCGCTGGACATCGTCGACAATCCGAAGAAGGTCAAGATCATCGAACTGGACGCAGCGCAACTGCCACGCTCGCTGGATGACTTCGATGCTGCCGCCATCAACGGCAACTTCGCCGAGTCCGCAGGCCTGTCGCCAACCAAGGACGGCATCGCCATCGAAGCCGCCAAGGGCCCTTACGTCAACGTCATCGCCGTACGCGTCGAAGACAAGGACAAGCCTTGGGTCGCCAAGCTGATCAAGGCTTACCACAGCCCGGAAATCAAGAAGTTCGTGATCGAGAAGTACAAGAACTCGGTCGTGACTTCCTGGTAA